A single genomic interval of Anopheles marshallii chromosome 2, idAnoMarsDA_429_01, whole genome shotgun sequence harbors:
- the LOC128707201 gene encoding uncharacterized protein LOC128707201 produces MIRISALNEEESDEDSNGFDTELIVTKEAEETIAISEYVRALQMKNENKQQAALELLLELLDTQVINDVSSTQADNKLFAVKYNCYRNIGLIYEEQGKEHLAIEFLMKAMDLDETDVYTMSRLAHIALKTDHLQISKMYFEKCLKRNPNHWPSMEGLLRVFCSASNVVEAYGWASQCHRKDSRNKLYVDVLRAIRKRFKSTLPYLDTVFLVPPSFDFTEEEKHRPLALAMETFDELFMPRQPAYDTSDLTVMPDTLKNVMKIDDLSFETIGNVLVQLNQLMEELDLKCVFMVDTDELFCEHQKEKPEKQMEEDVQMSPDSTECAADTSTAKDDNRMETEEEETCGEEVSDGAAANKCNEETNGNAADSADSGADANEQAKNKARRRGSELKILEQWGWHKNRRSARKKSVQEVNDPVDATVDSFLKQAVKQHLSENTRFKDSPFAMDERKEPHGEQVDQVRTTDCSEGSVQPIITQLDFCRECNLHNFVAEMKESDIDVYALMYGFLAHVSKSWGVAIKPELRTLYLAVHSHFVQYTDYDSWNQLSEERLEVIFQITLFHLELKLDAGLARGNEQTESMFDRFDEEVFHRCRFYVDSLPNLQTVTVYRIRLLWIAYILDCSMQKYDEALNNLYLISELVEAPDTVRIELSFPNQCANTSISGSSVRELIGETERKLRIERVKRHYDTGEHEPVVAILKDTLQYYTSVGNPNESILSLTIQTQMLLESLWSLAEMEECFIWSEKSFTYSVQQFMTAPVQHDSRKSRMWANNINFALLYIESIIKQEGVAIIDMLGTNLSRFIQSLHRMLTHQLDPSGEKNYTAQLCLIECWRAWIVLYYILERQDDMDGLVKLNRTPAIADQSGALEVEPERLCNSIMMCFVAHELLGKKNWCSKGDSGLLFHTLDVVVPKIRSPMLEPFREILNEYLEQVTYCLYGYPQKRPRLRHIQDHCAVQVSLTWERAIQLFDLYRPDSLPEFNSYKLESISTDMEALLQRIILLVPCEINMMKLSRPISEFIDGKGNSLPEAANILQSEVKPIFYLLADFYFKSRDFTRAIRYYVMDLALEPSRFDSWAGISLSKASKVETKLNSTETIALQEFLDETDNGMKCFDQCLQLNEEDSQLWIEYGSFAYNIHSFCSRSLKLLSDTLSMESFALVETHKERCLDIAFTCFNKVSLIKLCYNNAADDVIDEQQIQSNQENGHNHEDEVWLHHYMLGKIAEKKKEHPAVYLTHYLKSAKYLYECNATYPIKINHSSPSQLAIEALEIFYRINAAIIKYVEQHSPINKKTSRLFLRTLKELSTSPFAVNRAKINENMLKRKISPNGGNGNAGGTVEIDISVGSPKVSKPGDQTATESVIVTPSDAVVTLEENKAQEQPESTATVPLNSPHPPESKPVASETQPVDDVNVPSPVSGSSQMPGRVLEHLRVEEIKQLGDPQHPSVRRGSQESAITSTTTTTTTTTSTSSSSSDSSDSDTDSSSDSDSDSSSTDDELINQQPISSAQRDTIFKLCIKNLEECITRFPEHYKSMYRLIHHFMHAPGSTKSFESARQLLLGTYRTTLGNQIPGLFTERKTTNFFNGLWRIPASDIDRPGNFASHISKCVIVLMETLKEFSEHDILLELALQLQRTPEPDKKYLNDYERKELVQQAILFCVQVYRSMLKKYTDGRNDTELLSLMVDMYKAYRKIIKHMQAKEPMFATVLIDAYRVFVSDKVQKLPENVSLLDLAVKLCTYEMNYRKTQEKQQQANGSAGTGTGGSAATGNGGNGSKPMLTSGELPATMIVPMQPISANFIPGLTKQNRRLGVMKAGIASASSSTSTSTTGTHETSIVQQHAYQVPHPFAQTTMNSMMTDLSSRVTITPIRLDGTSSAMSGANSSKVTASTPMSSSTTVPNTATKSLPYSSPSTNELLLPLASGPAMPLPPVTPPTQMSTGSVAGGAVIPPSLIQHYLKLLSQIPNMPNIGNNPMMTAALADYLAALQMPKQSAALSPSTDRSTSTPSPLSGMSLGLPKGMASTSGKEYNPASSQQPTNTHVSGGKKASTAKAPPSSTITSMNVEQHQQLATITLTPMSTLTGASLMPTKKDSRVSSPFGGTSQRVSSPSPILTITPSDGPIHARNKDPPGGRKAKGGRKAGTTGQQTRPAPYSRPSIPTHPPTIPQLGVPGLSIEPVMSPLMQPMGGKSSASSANTGRVDKSLPVGMFDPAVPKDMLASYMELLHKYPNMARSLLSMKGAGASTAPQTGGRKQQAKQSNKTSTMAMQAAMGNMPPTGAVGANRFASSATGIPRISATITPVPSGGYSPDNYNRQSAMVGGGGSTSSSSTLSLHPMGVGSNQQQAKTLQQKLAERQKANKARETESAGGSNQGSSSSKPKPPDDPVDVIVLE; encoded by the exons atgatTCGAATTTCGGCTCTGAACGAGGAAGAATCGGACGAAGATAGTAACGGATTCGATACCGAGCTAATCGTCACGAAAGAAGCTGAG GAAACCATCGCCATCTCGGAATATGTGCGTGCGCTACAGATGAAAAACGAGAACAAACAGCAAGCTGCGCTGGAACTGCTACTGGAACTGTTGGATACTCAAGTCATAAATGAT GTCTCATCTACCCAGGCGGACAATAAATTGTTCGCGGTTAAGTACAACTGTTATCGGAACATTGGACTGATCTACGAAGAACAGGGTAAAGAACATCTGGCTATCGAATTTCTTATGAAGGCAATGGATCTCGACGAAACGGACGTATACACCATGTCCCGTTTGGCACACATAGCCCTCAAGACGGACCATCTACAAATATCGAAAATGTACttcgaaaagtgtcttaaacgCAATCCAAACCATTGGCCTAGCATGGAAGGATTGCTGCGGGTATTTTGTAGCGCTTCGAACGTGGTGGAAGCCTATGGATGGGCTAGTCAATGTCACCGAAAGGATAGCCGCAACAAACTGTACGTTGATGTGCTAAGAGCAATCCGGAAACGGTTTAAATCTACCCTACCATATCTGGACACCGTATTCCTCGTGCCACCATCGTTCGATTTTACCGAGGAAGAGAAGCATCGACCACTGGCCCTTGCAATGGAGACTTTTGATGAACTGTTCATGCCGCGTCAGCCAGCGTATGATACTTCGGACCTTACCGTAATGCCGGACACGttgaaaaatgtgatgaaaatagATGATCTTAGTTTCGAAACGATCGGCAATGTGTTGGTACAGCTGAACCAACTCATGGAGGAGTTAGATTTG AAATGCGTATTCATGGTGGACACGGATGAACTGTTCTGTGAGCACCAGAAGGAGAAACCGGAGAAACAGATGGAAGAAGATGTCCAGATGTCACCGGACTCAACGGAATGTGCCGCAGATACATCCACGGCGAAAGATGACAATCGAATGGAAACGGAAGAGGAGGAAACGTGTGGGG AAGAAGTAAGCGATGGTGCTGCAGCGAATAAGTGTAATGAAGAAACTAATGGCAATGCTGCTGATAGTGCTGATTCTGGAGCTG ATGCTAACGAGCAGGCCAAAAACAAGGCTCGCCGGAGAGGTTCCGAATTGAAGATTCTCGAGCAATGGGGTTGGCATAAAAATCGACGATCGGCGCGTAAGAAGAGCGTACAGGAAGTGAACGATCCGGTCGATGCAACGGTGGATTCGTTCCTCAAGCAAGCGGTTAAACAGCATCTTTC AGAGAATACCCGCTTCAAAGATTCTCCTTTTGCAATGGATGAACGTAAAGAGCCACATGGCGAACAAGTTGACCAAGTACGAACAACCGACTGTTCCGAAGGATCGGTGCAACCAATTATCACACAACTGGATTTTTGTCGTGAATGCAATCTGCATAACTTTGTCGCTGAAATGAAGGAAAGCGATATTGATGTGTACGCGCTGATGTATGGCTTTCTGGCTCATGTCTCAAAATCTTGGGGCGTTGCGATAAAACCAGAACTGCGCACATTATACTTGGCAGTGCATTCGCACTTCGTGCAGTACACCGATTACGACTCGTGGAACCAACTGTCAGAGGAACGGCTTGAAGTGATATTTCAAATCACATTGTTTCATCTCGAGCTAAAGCTGGATGCAGGTTTGGCACGGGGCAATGAACAAACGGAAAG TAtgttcgatcgattcgatgaaGAAGTTTTCCATCGCTGCCGCTTCTATGTGGACAGTTTACCCAATCTACAGACAGTTACGGTGTATCGCATTCGTTTGCTGTGGATTGCTTACATTCTGGACTGTAGCATGCAAAAGTACGACGAAGCGTTGAACAATCTTTATTTG ATTTCAGAGCTTGTGGAAGCCCCGGATACGGTACGTATAGAGTTAAGCTTTCCAAATCAGTGTGCAAACACGAGCATCAGTGGAAGCTCTGTGCGCGAACTCATCGGTGAAACGGAACGCAAGTTACGCATTGAGCGTGTTAAGCGCCACTACGACACTGGTGAACATGAGCCAGTGGTCGCAATTTTGAAAGATACATTACAGTACTACACATCCGTAGGAAATCCTAACGAATCGATACTCAGTCTCACAATACAGACGCAAATGTTACTGGAATCGTTGTGGAGCCTGGCCGAAATGGAG GAATGTTTTATATGGTCGGAAAAATCCTTCACCTACTCCGTCCAACAGTTCATGACCGCACCGGTACAGCACGATAGCCGAAAGTCTCGAATGTGGGCGAACAATATCAACTTTGCGCTGCTCTACATTGAATCAATTATCAAACAAGAAGGAGTAGCAATAA TCGATATGCTTGGCACAAATCTATCAAGATTCATTCAGTCGTTACACCGTATGCTCACACATCAGCTGGATCCTAGCGGGGAGAAAAATTATACTGCCCAGCTTTGCCTTATCGAATGTTGGAGGGCTTGGATCGTACTGTACTACATTTTGGAGCG GCAAGATGATATGGATGGTTTGGTTAAGCTGAACCGTACGCCAGCTATTGCCGATCAAAGTGGGGCATTGGAAGTGGAACCAGAACGTCTATGCAATTCGATTATGATGTGCTTCGTTGCACACGAGCTATTAGGAAA GAAAAATTGGTGCTCGAAAGGAGACAGCGGCTTACTGTTCCACACTCTCGATGTCGTTGTGCCGAAGATACGTTCCCCAATGTTGGAACCGTTTCGCGAAATTCTGAATGAATATCTGGAACAGGTGACGTACTGTTTGTACGGATATCCACAGAAAAGACCCCGTCTTCGGCACATACAGGACCACTGTGCCGTACAAGTGTCGCTCACCTGGGAACGAGCCATTCAACTGTTCGATCTCTACCGTCCGGACAGTCTGCCCGAGTTTAACTCGTACAA ATTGGAATCGATTTCAACCGACATGGAGGCACTGCTGCAGCGTATTATACTGCTCGTTCCGTGTGAAATCAACATGATGAAACTCTCCCGACCCATCTCTGAGTTTATCGATGGCAAGGGCAACAGTTTACCCGAGGCGGCAAACATACTGCAGAGTGAAGTGAAACCAATTTTCTATCTGCTGGCTGATTTCTACTTTAAAAGTCGCGATTTTACCCGCGCGATCAGGTACTACGTGATGGATCTGGCACTGGAACCTTCGCGGTTTGACTCGTGGGCAGGAATATCACTATCAAAAGCTAGCAAAGTAGAAACGAAGCTTAATTCGACCGAAACAATAGC ATTGCAAGAATTTCTGGACGAAACTGACAATGGTATGAAGTGTTTCGATCAGTGTCTGCAGCTCAATGAAGAAGATTCGCAGCTCTGGATCGAATACGGTTCCTTCGCGTacaacattcattcattctgttcGCGCAGCTTAAAGCTGCTTAGCGATACACTGTCGATGGAAAG CTTCGCTTTGGTCGAAACGCATAAGGAGCGTTGTCTGGACATAGCATTTACGTGCTTCAACAAAGTGAGTCTCATTAAACTGTGCTACAACAATGCAGCGGACGACGTGATCGATGAGCAGCAGATACAATCTAACCAAGAGAACGGTCACAACCATGAGGACGAAGTTTGGCTCCATCACTATATGCTTGGGAAGATAgcggaaaaaaagaaggaacatCCGGCCGTTTATCTGACCCACTACCTAAAGTCAGCCAAATATCTGTACGAATGCAACGCAACCTATCCGATCAAGATCAATCACAGCAGTCCCTCGCAGCTCGCGATCGAGGCGTTGGAAATATTCTATCGTATTAATGCGGCGATTATCAAGTATGTGGAGCAGCACTCGCcgataaataagaaaacgTCGCGGTTGTTTTTGCGTACGCTAAAGGAATTATCCACCAGCCCGTTTGCAGTGAATCGggcaaaaattaatgaaaatatgcTCAAGCGAAAGATCTCACCGAATGGTGGAAACGGCAACGCAGGAGGTACGGTAGAAATTGATATTTCCGTTGGTTCTCCAAAGGTTTCCAAACCTGGCGATCAAACTGCGACGGAGAGTGTCATCGTGACACCATCGGATGCGGTTGTTACTTTGGAAGAGAACAAAGCACAAGAACAACCAGAATCGACAGCGACGGTTCCGCTAAACAGCCCTCACCCACCAGAATCCAAACCGGTGGCGAGTGAAACACAACCGGTCGATGATGTAAACGTTCCATCTCCGGTATCTGGCTCCAGCCAGATGCCTGGCCGTGTGCTAGAACATCTACGGGTGGAGGAAATTAAGCAGCTAGGTGATCCTCAGCACCCGTCTGTAAGGCGCGGATCACAGGAAAGCGCAATTACGTCcaccacaacaaccacaacgacGACCACCAGCACCTCCTCGTCGAGCAGTGATTCGTCCGACAGTGATACGGATTCGTCTTCCGACTCGGACAGTGACAGTAGCTCAACGGATGATGAACTAATT AATCAACAACCGATCAGTTCAGCGCAAAGGGACACCATATTTAAGCTGTGCATCAAGAACCTGGAGGAGTGCATAACACGCTTCCCGGAACACTACAAATCGATGTATCGTCTCATACATCACTTCATGCATGCGCCCGGTTCAACAAAGTCCTTCGAAAGCGCGCGTCAACTACTGCTCGGCACGTATCGTACCACTCTCGGCAATCAAATTCCAGGACTGTTCACGGAACGGAAGACGACCAATTTCTTCaat GGTTTATGGAGAATTCCTGCTTCGGATATTGATCGTCCAGGGAATTTTGCCTCTCACATCTCCAAGTGCGTTATCGTGCTGATGGAAACGTTGAAAGAATTTTCCGAGCACGATATCCTGCTAGAGTTGGCACTACAGCTACAACGAACTCCGGAACCAGACAA GAAATATTTGAACGATTACGAGCGCAAAGAGCTGGTCCAGCAAGCGATACTGTTCTGTGTACAGGTGTACCGGAGCATGTTGAAAAAATACACCGATGGGCGCAACGACACCGAGCTGCTTTCGCTGATGGTCGACATGTACAAGGCGTATCGcaaaatcatcaaacacaTGCAGGCCAAGGAGCCGATGTTTGCCACGGTACTGATCGACGCGTACCGGGTGTTCGTTAGCGACAAGGTACAGAAATTGCCGGAAAATGTCAGCTTGCTCGATTTAGCCGTCAAGTTGTGCACGTACGAGATGAACTACCGCAAAACGCAGGAAAAGCAGCAACAGGCCAACGGATCGGCCGGAACCGGAACAGGTGGTTCGGCAGCAACGGGCAATGGCGGTAATGGTTCAAAACCGATGCTAACCAGTGGTGAACTTCCGGCCACGATGATCGTTCCGATGCAACCAATATCAGCG AACTTCATTCCGGGACTGACGAAACAAAATCGACGATTGGGTGTAATGAAGGCGGGCATCGCGTCTGCATCATCAAGCACCAGTACGTCCACGACTGGCACACACGAAACGTCGATCGTACAACAGCATGCCTATCAGGTGCCACATCCATTCGCGCAAACCACAATGAACAGCATGATGACGGACCTTTCGTCGCGCGTCACCATTACGCCAATTAGGCTCGATGGTACCTCATCAGCAATGAGCGGTGCGAACAGTTCTAAAGTCACCGCGTCCACTCCGATGTCTTCTTCCACGACCGTACcgaacacagcaacaaaatcgTTGCCGTATTCTTCACCTTCCACGAACGAGCTGCTGTTGCCACTGGCATCCGGTCCAGCGATGCCATTGCCACCGGTTACACCACCAACGCAAATGTCCACCGGTTCGGTAGCTGGCGGTGCGGTGATCCCTCCCAGTTTAATTCAACACTACCTGAAGCTACTCAGCCAAATTCCAAACATGCCAAATATCGGCAATAATCCCATGATGACGGCCGCTTTGGCTGATTATTTAG CTGCGTTACAAATGCCAAAACAGAGCGCTGCGCTTTCCCCCAGCACGGATCGTAGCACTTCCACACCTTCCCCTCTGTCGGGCATGTCCCTGGGCTTACCGAAAGGCATGGCTAGTACGAGTGGGAAAGAATACAACCCAGCCAGCAGCCAGCAACCGACTAACACTCACGTGTCGGGAGGTAAAAAAGCTTCCACAGCAAAAGCACCGCCCAGCAGCACTATCACTTCCATGAACGTtgaacaacaccagcagctcGCCACAATTACACTTACGCCGATGTCCACACTGACCGGTGCATCTTTAATGCCGACCAAGAAAGACTCACGCGTATCCTCACCATTCGGTGGCACTTCGCAGCGTGTTTCGTCCCCTTCACCCATTCTCACCATTACTCCCTCCGATGGGCCGATTCATGCACGGAACAAAGACCCACCGGGAGGACGCAAAGCGAAGGGTGGTAGAAAGGCGGGCACCACAGGACAGCAGACTCGCCCAGCACCGTACAGCAGACCTTCCATACCTACGCATCCACCCACGATACCACAGCTCGGTGTACCTGGACTATCGATCGAGCCCGTGATGAGTCCGCTCATGCAGCCCATGGGTGGTAAATCTTCCGCCTCATCCGCTAACACCGGTCGGGTGGATAAATCTCTCCCCGTGGGCATGTTCGATCCAGCCGTACCGAAGGATATGTTAGCGTCCTACATGGAGCTGCTGCATAAGTACCCCAACATGGCACGTTCGCTGTTGAGCATGAAGGGTGCCGGTGCGTCAACAGCACCGCAAACGGGTGGCAGAAAGCAACAGGCAAAGcagtcaaacaaaacatccacaATGGCCATGCAGGCAGCTATGGGCAATATGCCACCAACCGGTGCGGTAGGAGCAAATCGGTTCGCTTCAAGCGCTACCGGCATACCAAGAATTAGTGCGACGATAACTCCGGTGCCGTCTGGTGGATATTCACCCGACAATTACAACAGGCAATCGGcgatggttggtggtggtggaagcaCTAGTTCCTCCTCCACGCTGTCTTTACATCCGATGGGTGTCGG ATCCAATcagcaacaagcaaaaacCTTGCAGCAAAAGCTGGCCGAACGCCAGAAAGCGAATAAGGCACGTGAAACCGAAAGCGCTGGAGGATCGAATCAGGGATCGTCCAGCAGCAAACCGAAACCACCCGATGATCCGGTCGATGTAATTGTGCTGGAATGA
- the LOC128707807 gene encoding toll-interacting protein-like, whose product MEEVTPRSNEHWKRAYLGPLPDEFLRVTTAQDIQEVSDRQAALALQSYHNRYTPHMAPNFVGRLSITIAQAKLVKNYGITRMDPYVRLRVGHFVYETQTAPNGGRNPRWNRVIHCQLPAGVDTIALEIYDECNFSMDELIAWAEIRIPQSVLRGETHEDWYPLSGKQGDGLEGSIDMVMSFNNMVVQPRMIQTNAPVVLVPNVATGTPMPVFVAPNQPQVARPPPPVLSDDDLTRIHEMFPQVDKEVIKSVAVANNQDRDAVINALLQMSS is encoded by the exons ATGGAGGAAGTGACCCCTAGATCTAACGAACACTGGAAACGG GCTTATCTTGGTCCGCTGCCGGATGAGTTTCTGCGTGTAACAACAGCGCAAGACATTCAGGAAGTCTCCGATAGGCAGGCCGCTTTGGCCCTTCAAAGCTATCACAATAGGTACACTCCCCATATG GCTCCCAACTTTGTCGGACGGCTAAGCATTACCATCGCACAGGCTAAGCTGGTCAAAAACTACGGCATCACTCGCATGGACCCGTACGTACGCTTGCGGGTGGGACACTTTGTGTATGAAACGCAAACCGCTCCCAATGGCGGACGGAATCCTCGCTGGAACCGTGTCATACACTGTCAGCTACCGGCCGGCGTGGATACGATCGCGCTCGAGATCTACGATGAGTGTAACTTTTCCATGGACGAACTGATTGCGTGGGCTGAGATTCGCATCCCGCAGTCGGTGCTGCGTGGTGAAACGCACGAAGATTGGTACCCGTTGAGTGGCAAGCAGGGCGATGGTCTCGAGGGCAGCATCGATATGGTGATGAGCTTTAAC AATATGGTTGTACAGCCACGCATGATACAGACCAATGCTCCGGTCGTATTGGTGCCGAACGTGGCCACTGGCACACCGATGCCTGTGTTCGTTGCTCCGAACCAACCGCAAGTAGCGCGGCCACCACCTCCAGTGTTATCCGACGATGATCTGACCCGTATTCACGAGATGTTCCCGCAGGTCGATAAGGAAGTGATTAAATCGGTCGCCGTCGCAAACAACCAAGATCGTGATGCAGTCATCAACGCGTTGCTGCAGATGAGTAGCTAG
- the LOC128709215 gene encoding uncharacterized protein LOC128709215, with translation MKMAPKIVFAAILIITMLVCAFDALPVPDHAKIRIHVPIKHHTHLHTKTVVKTVHVGIPVKNVKPHDDEHGWEYGKKKKGASSYLSYI, from the exons ATGAAAATGGCACCGAAGATT GTATTTGCCGCCATTCTGATCATTACCATGCTTGTGTGTGCCTTCGATGCACTACCTGTTCCAGATCATGCCAA AATTCGTATCCACGTGCCGATTAAGCATCACACCCATCTGCACACGAAAACCGTGGTGAAAACGGTACATGTCGGCATTCCGGTCAAGAACGTTAAACCGCACGACGACGAGCATGGTTGGGAGTACggtaagaagaagaagggcGCCTCCAGCTATCTGTCCTACATTTGA